Within the Alteromonas sp. M12 genome, the region CGTTTTGCACATCGACGATGCACAACGCGGTTCGAGCAGGTGCTATCCAATCAGGCTGAAGCTCTGTTAAATCAGAATCAGCCATAATGGGCTCTTACCGCGGGTAAAATATCTTTGCCAAATTTGTGCAGCCCTTTTTCGTAATCATCAAAAATCACCATGACACCGTCCATTTCAGTGTTATCAATCATTTCGATAAGCTGCTTTTTCACTGACTCTACAGTGCCTACGATCTCGCGACTCATAAATGCACCTTGAGCACGAATTACCATGGCGTTATCTTTTAAAGCTGGGTCAATTCCGTAAGAACGCATCATGCCTTCAATTGCGCCTAGATCTTTACCCTCGCGATAATAGTCAGCTTTGGCTTGAGCTTCTTCTTCAGTGTCCTCAATGATAAGCGTTGCCATACAAAAACATTTCACTGGCGTATCAAGCTCATCGGCAATCTTGCGTGCCATACGAGTAATTTTTAAGGTTTCTTCATCGTCCTTTCCGCCCACGAAACATGCATCAGTATTTTTTACTGAAAAGCGCAAACCGCGTTCTGATTGGCCTGCACAAACCGTGAATGGTTTGTTTTGGGGTTTAGGCTGTGACACACAATCTTCAAACTTGAAGTATTTACCATCGTAATCCACATGATCTTCTTGCCAGAGTTTATGAACTAAGTCACTCCACTCTTGGGCATAAACATAACGTTCGTCATGGTCGATATCATCACGCCACGCGCCCATTTGGTTAAGCTCATCTCTGAAAGAACCTGAAACAATATTTAAACCGGCACGGCCACCGGAAATCTGGTCGAGGGTGCTCATCATTTTGGCTACCGCTCCAGGATTCATCATTAAAGTATGCACAGTGGCAATAATTTTGGCGTGATTAGTCGCTTCCGCTAACCCAGCCATCATGGTGATTGATTCTAATGACGTTCCCCAATGCTCAGTTTTACCGCCATAACCACGCCACTTTGCCATCGACATAATGAAATCCATTTTGTAACTGTCAGCAATCACTGCGGCAGTTTTATTTTGCTGATATGAAGCATCGAGAGTGGGGGTGTTTTCTGAAACAATCCAACCGCCATTTGCGATCGGTAAAAACACGCCAAATTCTTTAGTGTTGGTCGTCATATTATAAACTCCTGAATAACAACTATTTGCTGGCTACTTTAGCGGCAAGCATATTATTAATTGATGGGTCAGATGGGGGCGTTTCGGTTACTTTTTTCTGATTTAGTCTTGGCGGACGCATGAATGCAATGCCAACTAAAACCAGCATGGGCAATATACCAATCATTACGAAAGGCGGTACAAAGGTACCTGATACATCGCGCATACGACCACTTATTATTGGTGCTGCAGATGCGATAGTTGCACCAATGTTCATTAATGAAAATAGAGGTAAATAAGGTCCGGTTCCAAAGTATCTTACAAGTAAAACTGTGCAGGATAGGAAGGTAAGACCAAATCCAAAACCTATGGCAAAGGCGAAGAAACCTAAGGTCACTAATGTTTGACCAAAACTTAAGGCAAACATTCCGCCGGCCAATAGAAGTAGTGCAACTTGAAGCATTACTTTTGGATCAAAAAACTCACCGATAAAGCCGCCAACGACACGGGAAATAGCATTACAGAAAGCTTCTGCGGACAACAAAGTACTGGCTAAAGCGAAAGTGATTCCCACTTCAGTCATATGTGCTACCGAGAAGCTGTTGACTGTAATTCCCACAAATAACACTGTGGAATACGCTACGAGTAGTAAAATGTATTGAGGGGTGCGAACCGCTTGTTTAAATGTCCAAGTTTGTTCGGTTTCGTAAACCCGTTGTTTTTCGGTATCCACTTTTTCTTGTTTAGGAGGTGTTCTTAATCGATTGGCGTCCGTGAATAACAGCGATAGCAACATTAGCCCTACTGAGATTACAATTGCTGCCAGCATAACCAGCCAATGCAGCCGCCAGTTTCCTAGCACATTGGTTGCCATCCAAACAACAATGGGTCCAACCACGCCACCTAGACCGCCTACGGTATAATAAAAACCGAAGGCCGTTGAACGTCTTTTGAAAAAGTGAGTGATGATATAAGTACCTGGTACTGAACCTACAAAGGTATATCCAGTGCCAGTGAGAATGCATCCTAAAAAGTAAGTTATAGGTTCCGTTGTTAAAAACAAAACAACAAAACCAACCGCCAATAGCAATACACCAATAATCAGCGTAGTGGCAACACCCCATCTTCTAATTGTCACTGTAGGTAAGTACCCACTTAGCCCGCAAGCCACACCCAGAAAAGTAAATCCTAGGCCTGCTGTGGTCCAATCCCAACCTAACTCAGTGACCATTGCTGGTAGAATAACGCCCAGTGAAGTAAAGGTTGCGGCGGTGACGACAAAAAAGCTTAAACTGAAGGTGCATAAAACAAACCATGCTTGTTTGTCAGCGCTTAACTTACCCATAATGATCCTCAAAGTGTGCAGTGTGAATACAACAATTTTTCAGCTGCACACAGATATTTCTATTTAAAAAGCGTAATTGACTGTTGCTCGCCATTCACGTCCCTTGCCTGGCAATACGGCCACGTCTCCGTATAAATCCTGTAGTGATGTAAAGTAGGTTTCGTCAAATACATTGTCTATATTCAACATCAACGACCAATCACCATAGTGAGCGAAGAACGAACCCTGCACAGTCAAATAGCTTGGATACTTAACAGAATTTTCTACCAAGCCGGAGGATTCTGATACGTATCTTACCCCCCAAGTTGAACCAATACTGTCAAAAACTCCTGCTTCACTGGCATAAGTCGCATAGATACTAGTGACTGCATCCGGTATGCGCGTATCTTCTAACTCTCCTAAGTAGTAGTCGCTACCCGTTGCTGCATACATGCTGCTAGCAAAGCTCAATGCTGCCACCGAGATGCCATAGTTATCGATATCGTTCAAGCCAATATCTCGCGGATTAACAATGTAATAACCGGCAAAGCCGTCAATGTATTCGGTTTTTTGTTTGTTACTGGTAATGCTAAAACTTAAATTTTCACTGGCTAGAATACGCAGTTCCAATTCAGTACCTTCACTTCGAGTGCGGCTAACGGTGCTTCCCCCGACAGTGCTCAACTCGGTTCTTTCTTGTCGATAGCCAGAGATAGAGCCGGTGACAATGCCTTCGAATAATTCGAGTTTAACACCGCCTTCGAGCAATTCGCCGTCAGATAACCACTCGCCATTCGCAATCAAGTCCGGTGATACGTCACCTGCTTGACTAAACTCGATGGCTGAAGATTCTGCGTAGCTTATATAAGGTCGAATACCCGACTCTAGGTCTAATAACAACATCGCACTGAAGGTAAACTCACCGTCTGTATCTTCAGCGTAGATTTCTGTCGCGTAAGAATAGGTAGGATCGCCATTCTCAGTAGACTCGACGTCGTAGTAATCGTAGCGACCACTTAATGACAAATTCCAAATATCCATTGCGGTTAAGTCGACCATCGCAAACGCAGAGTTATAGCTCCATTTTGATTGGGTATCTAAGTCCCAGAAAAAATCAGAGTTAAATGGGGAGCCAATAATGTCGTTTGGCATCGCACCTACAGAAATATCTCTGCGGTTGATGGCAATTTGACCACCATTATAGGATTCTTTTCTACGCGCATCATAATAACGGCTGCTTACACCTACGTTATAGGAACCTTGAATTGCGTCACTACTGCTGCCAAAGGCACTGATATATGAAACACGAAGCTCCGCTGTTTTGGCTAAATAATCTGCGGGGAACCCATAACTAACAAAACGTTGATTATCTAAGTAATCAGCAAATAGTTGCAGTTTTAGTTGGCTGTCATCGTCATAGGTCTTGATAAGATCGACAAATCCAGTAAAGGTTGATGTATCAGAAAAGTCGCTGTCACTTGTATACACATTGTGACGAGATAATTGTGTGGTGCCTACATTGCTATCTAAAGCTGCGACGTTCGCATCAGCATATAAATAAAAGTCTGGATAAGACGTCAATTTGGCAAAGTAGGTAGGATCTTGTGCAGATAGTTCCGCCCATTCCATTTGACCATTACCATTGGTATCCACTAAATCCGTATCACGGCCGGTAATATAAGTCCCATTATCAATTAATTCTTGGGTTACACGATTCCATCCAGGAGTTTGCACGTAGCCTTCGGCATTATATGCCATTAGGCCAGCAACTAATGTCCAGTTATTGCTTAACTCAAAGTCTGCAGTTACTTGCAGCATTTGATGCTCTGGCTCAATACCGTCGTAATAACTACCTGAATCTTCTATTTCAACATAGGTATAAATGCCGCCTTCTGCGTCACCCACATTAACAGGTACACCAAATTGGAAGCTTAAATTCTTTTTGTCGTATGAACCTAGGGTCAGTTGTACTTCACCAACCGTTTCTGGCAAGTAGCCTCCACTTTGACTTAATCTGGCTGTTTTCGGTTCAAGGTTAAGCAAGCCACCAATTTTACCTGGACCAAAATTAGCCGTAGGAGGACCTCGAAGAATATCAACTCTGGATGTTGAGCCGATTGGAGTTTGATAAGTACCGCGGTTTTCAATGCGTTTAAAGCCATGGAAATAGGTCTCTGCCAATGTTCCCCTCACATTTAAAGCACCCTCTACACCGTAGAAAGAAGCGGTAAATGTACCTGGAGCTACAGCAGTAAGATCATCTACAGTAGTTACCCCAAATGCCTTCAATGTTTCATCACTGACGAATGTTGCCGAACGAGGCGTTTCGAGTAATGACTTTTCGAAGCCGAACAATAAGCCGCTGGGTTGATTCTCAAGAAAGCCCGCAATATCTCTTTTTGCGACTACTGATACCACCTCGATAGAGTCTAAATTTTCTTCATTTTGTGTTGTTAACTCTTGTGCCATTAACTCAGTGCTAGCGCCATGCATCGCAACTACAGCTAACGAAACTGATTTAAAGAGCTTATTCAATTTGAACATAGTGTGAACCCTTCTGTTTTTATTTTCGTTTTTGCTGCTGGGTATTACACTAACAACTTACGTGTCATCACTTTTGTAGTTATCCGTCTAAGTACTTGACTATTTGTGTAACTCGACGCTTTATCCTTTTAACGTTGGTAAATTTATCAACCTAATCTGTGTTTTCAGCCAAATTCGTGAATATTCCTTTCGGGATAGCTGCATGCACTCCCCAATTACCATCAACCACCTGAGTCACGCCAAAGTCCACAGCAACAGACAATAACGAAATAGCTTCATCTTCACTTAGGTTTTGCGAATTCATTAAAAATCGACGCGCTTTTCTAAACGCGTCTCGCATAGCCAAGTCGATTGTTGATTGGTTATAAATTTCACTTTGGGCATTGCTGCCCAGTTCTTTTAAATAATTAGGGTGACTGAACCCTAAAACAACCCATTCATCGTCAGTTTCGATTAACGGGAAGTCCATATCAAAATATTGTCCGGGTAAGTCGGCTTGTTTGTGCAAAATAACCTGGAATTCTCCCGTTAATGAGCACTCTATCGCCGTTCCGCATAGCTCAGAGTCTCCTTGACTCGCATGAGGATCACCCACTGACAGTATACCTCCCTTAACGGCCACAGGTAAAAATACTCTGGAGCCTTTGCCTAAACGCCAATTGTCTAAATTGCCACCTTGATTAGATGGTGGAACAGAATCGACCAAGTCAGCATGATTAGGTGCTAACCCAATAGTACCAAAATGTGGCCTAAGAGGTATTTCTACATTTTGTAAAATGTCGAAGTTTTTTTGGGTCTTACTATGGTCAACTGGTACACCTGGATAATCTATGCGCTCATGGGTAACTCCAAATGGATCTGTTTGCGGTATCCAACGATAATTATACACAGCGTGCGCACAGCTGGGTTTGTCTGATTCGTCAATTTCGTAGATAGTAACCACTTCTCTAGGCTTAGGTTCAGTGAGCAAATCATTGTAATGAAATCCCCAGAAAGTAGCGGCGTTAGAGCCAAAACTGCGGCCTTTGAACTGGTCACTGTGATTGTGTCGAGTATGAATATCTAATATTCGTAGCTCGATTACATCCCCAGGCATGGCTTCATTTATGTATATGGGGCCAGTACAAACGTGGACTCCAAATCCTTCCCCCGCGCCTCGACCGTAAATGGAGGCATCCATGGGACCTGCACCTCTGCGATCAACATTTTTCTGTTTAGATGTCCATTTAAAAACACTCTCGGCACCGGGATCATCTTTTATCATCCGTTCATAGTCGTCGTAGGCGTGGTGGGTGAGGGTCTCTATTGTTACCTTTTCATGGGAATTCATATACAGCACTGGAGTCAGTTCACGGTCGAAAAAGCCCCAGTGAATAGTATCTTTATTGACTGGAATGTAATGATGAACCGAAGATGCTTTGTCTTGGGCTAATTTAAGCGCTTGCGACTGTTTGGCCATTGCCGCCACATCAACTTGAGGCTTATTGCCGGTGTCTTCGCGGTTTTCGGTGGTACTCACACCTATGGGGCGGCCTCTGCTCTGCTTTAATTCATGCTCTTTCGCGGCCTTCTGTTTAGAACGTTTACGATATTCTCTGGGAGACATTTTTACGTAATCACGAAAAGAACGACTAAAATAAGCTGAATCGTTAAATCCCCAGCGGAAACAAATTTCAGAAATAGATAATTGCGCATGCACTGGACTATCGAAGTCATCTTTACAGCGCTCTAAACGCCGATTTCGAATGTAGCGGCTGAAGCTCTGATCTACCGATTCAAATAATTTCTGCAAGTATCGGGGAGACACTTTATGTTCACTGGCTACTTCATTTAAGTTCAAATCTGGATTGGATAGTCGGACTTCTATACTTTGGCAAATTCGATGTAATAAAGCGGCTTTTACTCCAGCCGAACCGCCGAGAGAGCGGGTATCTGCTTCTGGAAATAGCGCTGCGATTAGAAATTCAGGAATAGCCATTTCTAGTGGACGTAGCTGATCTTCAGTCATTTTTTCCAAATTATTAGCCACTGAAACTAGCATCGCGGCTAATGTTTGAGCAGGACCTGAATGCCCCGGTAAATGCAGCATGTGTGAAGGAAGAGGAGCGATTAAACGTGCATTGAATGCGATATTTGGTACGGTCACGAATAATTGTCTGAAATCAGAATGTAAGGTTAGTGAGGTTTTGGAACCCATAGCGCCAAATACAATATCACCAGGTAAAACCTCAAAAGACCGATTCCCCTCTCTAATTGTCATTCGCCCTTCGAGGGGGAAAGCAACCCAAACACCATTATTGGTATTTTCTTTTTTAGCAATAATATTCTGCGATGCCGAACTAATTCGAGTGAATTCAATCCCGTTAGGCGTGGTTAAATTATGCATCACAGCATAAAAATCCTCTAACTTGCCCTTATATTCACAAAATAAACCGAGTTTTTCTAACGCCCCCTGCCAACTAGGAAGTCGTTCAATTTTAGAATGGGCATCGGTGGAATATTCCCAACTTCGACTAAGCATAACTTTCTCTCTTCAAATTCTCGTGACTGCACGGATAGCAATTTGTATTTTTACGTAACGGATTGGTGTTACTAGGAAAACTTTTTCTTTAAGGTTAGGTAGCAAAGCAAGTTACATACCACAGCAGGGGA harbors:
- a CDS encoding LLM class flavin-dependent oxidoreductase — protein: MTTNTKEFGVFLPIANGGWIVSENTPTLDASYQQNKTAAVIADSYKMDFIMSMAKWRGYGGKTEHWGTSLESITMMAGLAEATNHAKIIATVHTLMMNPGAVAKMMSTLDQISGGRAGLNIVSGSFRDELNQMGAWRDDIDHDERYVYAQEWSDLVHKLWQEDHVDYDGKYFKFEDCVSQPKPQNKPFTVCAGQSERGLRFSVKNTDACFVGGKDDEETLKITRMARKIADELDTPVKCFCMATLIIEDTEEEAQAKADYYREGKDLGAIEGMMRSYGIDPALKDNAMVIRAQGAFMSREIVGTVESVKKQLIEMIDNTEMDGVMVIFDDYEKGLHKFGKDILPAVRAHYG
- a CDS encoding MFS transporter — protein: MGKLSADKQAWFVLCTFSLSFFVVTAATFTSLGVILPAMVTELGWDWTTAGLGFTFLGVACGLSGYLPTVTIRRWGVATTLIIGVLLLAVGFVVLFLTTEPITYFLGCILTGTGYTFVGSVPGTYIITHFFKRRSTAFGFYYTVGGLGGVVGPIVVWMATNVLGNWRLHWLVMLAAIVISVGLMLLSLLFTDANRLRTPPKQEKVDTEKQRVYETEQTWTFKQAVRTPQYILLLVAYSTVLFVGITVNSFSVAHMTEVGITFALASTLLSAEAFCNAISRVVGGFIGEFFDPKVMLQVALLLLAGGMFALSFGQTLVTLGFFAFAIGFGFGLTFLSCTVLLVRYFGTGPYLPLFSLMNIGATIASAAPIISGRMRDVSGTFVPPFVMIGILPMLVLVGIAFMRPPRLNQKKVTETPPSDPSINNMLAAKVASK
- a CDS encoding TonB-dependent receptor plug domain-containing protein, which encodes MFKLNKLFKSVSLAVVAMHGASTELMAQELTTQNEENLDSIEVVSVVAKRDIAGFLENQPSGLLFGFEKSLLETPRSATFVSDETLKAFGVTTVDDLTAVAPGTFTASFYGVEGALNVRGTLAETYFHGFKRIENRGTYQTPIGSTSRVDILRGPPTANFGPGKIGGLLNLEPKTARLSQSGGYLPETVGEVQLTLGSYDKKNLSFQFGVPVNVGDAEGGIYTYVEIEDSGSYYDGIEPEHQMLQVTADFELSNNWTLVAGLMAYNAEGYVQTPGWNRVTQELIDNGTYITGRDTDLVDTNGNGQMEWAELSAQDPTYFAKLTSYPDFYLYADANVAALDSNVGTTQLSRHNVYTSDSDFSDTSTFTGFVDLIKTYDDDSQLKLQLFADYLDNQRFVSYGFPADYLAKTAELRVSYISAFGSSSDAIQGSYNVGVSSRYYDARRKESYNGGQIAINRRDISVGAMPNDIIGSPFNSDFFWDLDTQSKWSYNSAFAMVDLTAMDIWNLSLSGRYDYYDVESTENGDPTYSYATEIYAEDTDGEFTFSAMLLLDLESGIRPYISYAESSAIEFSQAGDVSPDLIANGEWLSDGELLEGGVKLELFEGIVTGSISGYRQERTELSTVGGSTVSRTRSEGTELELRILASENLSFSITSNKQKTEYIDGFAGYYIVNPRDIGLNDIDNYGISVAALSFASSMYAATGSDYYLGELEDTRIPDAVTSIYATYASEAGVFDSIGSTWGVRYVSESSGLVENSVKYPSYLTVQGSFFAHYGDWSLMLNIDNVFDETYFTSLQDLYGDVAVLPGKGREWRATVNYAF
- a CDS encoding acetamidase/formamidase family protein, whose product is MLSRSWEYSTDAHSKIERLPSWQGALEKLGLFCEYKGKLEDFYAVMHNLTTPNGIEFTRISSASQNIIAKKENTNNGVWVAFPLEGRMTIREGNRSFEVLPGDIVFGAMGSKTSLTLHSDFRQLFVTVPNIAFNARLIAPLPSHMLHLPGHSGPAQTLAAMLVSVANNLEKMTEDQLRPLEMAIPEFLIAALFPEADTRSLGGSAGVKAALLHRICQSIEVRLSNPDLNLNEVASEHKVSPRYLQKLFESVDQSFSRYIRNRRLERCKDDFDSPVHAQLSISEICFRWGFNDSAYFSRSFRDYVKMSPREYRKRSKQKAAKEHELKQSRGRPIGVSTTENREDTGNKPQVDVAAMAKQSQALKLAQDKASSVHHYIPVNKDTIHWGFFDRELTPVLYMNSHEKVTIETLTHHAYDDYERMIKDDPGAESVFKWTSKQKNVDRRGAGPMDASIYGRGAGEGFGVHVCTGPIYINEAMPGDVIELRILDIHTRHNHSDQFKGRSFGSNAATFWGFHYNDLLTEPKPREVVTIYEIDESDKPSCAHAVYNYRWIPQTDPFGVTHERIDYPGVPVDHSKTQKNFDILQNVEIPLRPHFGTIGLAPNHADLVDSVPPSNQGGNLDNWRLGKGSRVFLPVAVKGGILSVGDPHASQGDSELCGTAIECSLTGEFQVILHKQADLPGQYFDMDFPLIETDDEWVVLGFSHPNYLKELGSNAQSEIYNQSTIDLAMRDAFRKARRFLMNSQNLSEDEAISLLSVAVDFGVTQVVDGNWGVHAAIPKGIFTNLAENTD